From the genome of Prevotella herbatica, one region includes:
- a CDS encoding DUF4831 family protein: MKKIITFILCAMALNANAQQPVEGTTYFLPKTAVQFRILIEKTTYTPGELAVYAEKYMKMQNTDENPSVAYRILNTTSNSYGIPDTTKQHTAIVDKKHSIIRINKYANGMLLAINAEPKTIEIVKDFKASPKPAAVNPRDFMNSDILSAGSKAKMAELIAQDIYDIRESRNQLSRGEADFMPKDGEQLKIMLANLNKQENALMQVFEGTIVKDTIEKVITFIPEKEVNKQVLFRFSRKLGFVDSDDLSGRPIYISVTDLHSIPPLKLDIDTKKSKDDCGVYVNLPGSIRLSLYDGNKPYKSFDIYAAQFGRTESISGELFGKKFTTHIVLNPVTGNADELKTEPLE, encoded by the coding sequence ATGAAAAAGATAATTACTTTTATATTATGTGCCATGGCTCTTAATGCCAATGCACAACAACCAGTAGAAGGAACAACGTATTTTCTTCCTAAGACTGCCGTGCAATTCAGAATACTTATAGAGAAGACTACATATACTCCAGGCGAACTGGCTGTATATGCAGAGAAATATATGAAGATGCAGAACACGGACGAAAATCCGTCGGTCGCATATCGTATTCTAAATACTACTAGCAACAGCTACGGCATACCAGACACGACAAAGCAACATACTGCAATTGTTGATAAAAAGCATAGCATCATTCGCATTAACAAATATGCCAATGGGATGCTACTGGCTATAAATGCGGAACCTAAAACAATAGAAATTGTAAAGGACTTCAAAGCATCTCCAAAACCAGCAGCTGTGAATCCACGTGATTTTATGAATTCCGATATTCTTTCTGCTGGTTCAAAAGCAAAAATGGCAGAACTTATTGCACAGGACATTTATGATATTCGCGAGAGCAGAAATCAATTGTCACGTGGTGAAGCTGACTTCATGCCAAAAGATGGAGAGCAATTAAAGATTATGCTTGCAAACCTGAATAAACAAGAAAATGCCCTGATGCAAGTATTTGAAGGTACAATTGTAAAAGATACCATCGAGAAAGTTATAACTTTCATTCCTGAAAAAGAAGTAAACAAACAGGTTTTATTCCGCTTCTCTCGTAAGTTAGGATTCGTTGATTCAGATGATTTGTCTGGACGACCTATCTACATAAGTGTTACTGACCTACATAGCATTCCACCACTCAAACTTGATATTGATACAAAGAAGAGTAAAGACGATTGTGGCGTTTACGTAAATCTACCAGGAAGTATACGTTTATCATTGTATGACGGCAACAAGCCTTACAAAAGCTTTGATATATATGCTGCACAATTCGGTCGTACGGAATCAATAAGTGGCGAACTCTTTGGAAAAAAATTCACCACCCATATTGTACTTAATCCTGTTACAGGAAATGCAGACGAACTAAAGACAGAGCCTTTAGAATAA
- a CDS encoding NAD(P)H-hydrate dehydratase, producing MKIFNSTQIHELDNYTIEHEPISSIDLMERAAKALTHAITNIWTTKTPFVVFAGPGNNGGDALAVARMMAENGYQVSVYLFNIHNHLSDDCENNKKKIAECKHIKAFNEINLNFDPPQLDAETVVVDGLFGSGLNKPLAGGFASLVRYINQSKSKVVSIDLPSGLMAEDNTYNIRQNIMRADITFTLQQLKLCMLLADCQQYLGEVRVLDIRLSHEYIGNTCCQHYVLEENDVRTRIKDRNDFAHKGNMGTALLIAGSYGMAGAAVLASKACLRSGAGKVVVHSPKRNYDILQISVPEAVMQLDQEETIYSEPVDTDDFEVLGIGPGIGQNETTAIALIAQLRRAQCPIVADADALNILGSHRAWMQQLPQEIIMTPHPKEFDRIDGNISNGCYERLSKARRLAEHLHSFIILKGHYSALCLPDGNVIFNSTGNSGMATAGSGDVLTGIITGLLARGYSRKDACIVGMYLHGLAGDLAAHELGKECLIASDIIKYLPLAFKRIND from the coding sequence CATTCGTTGTATTCGCCGGTCCAGGTAATAATGGAGGTGATGCACTTGCCGTTGCACGCATGATGGCTGAAAACGGATACCAGGTGAGTGTTTATCTTTTTAATATACACAACCATTTGTCTGACGATTGCGAAAACAACAAGAAAAAAATTGCTGAATGTAAGCATATAAAGGCCTTTAATGAAATCAATCTCAATTTTGACCCTCCACAGTTAGATGCAGAGACAGTTGTTGTTGACGGATTATTCGGCAGTGGATTAAATAAGCCTCTTGCCGGTGGATTTGCATCATTGGTAAGATACATTAACCAAAGCAAGTCAAAAGTTGTAAGCATAGACCTTCCTTCTGGACTAATGGCAGAAGACAACACATACAACATTAGACAAAATATTATGCGAGCCGATATCACTTTCACCTTACAACAGCTTAAACTATGTATGCTTTTGGCTGATTGTCAGCAATACCTTGGTGAAGTAAGGGTGCTGGATATAAGGTTGTCTCATGAGTATATTGGCAACACATGCTGCCAACACTATGTATTAGAGGAAAACGATGTACGCACAAGAATAAAAGATCGTAATGACTTTGCCCACAAAGGCAATATGGGAACAGCTCTTCTTATTGCAGGAAGTTATGGTATGGCTGGTGCTGCAGTGCTTGCATCAAAAGCATGTCTGAGATCCGGAGCAGGAAAAGTAGTAGTGCATTCTCCAAAACGCAATTACGATATATTGCAGATTTCTGTTCCTGAGGCTGTTATGCAGTTGGATCAGGAAGAAACAATATATTCTGAACCTGTTGACACCGATGATTTTGAGGTATTGGGTATAGGTCCAGGCATAGGACAAAACGAGACAACAGCTATTGCTCTTATAGCACAGTTGCGCCGTGCTCAATGTCCTATCGTAGCTGATGCTGATGCTCTTAATATTTTAGGAAGTCACAGGGCGTGGATGCAGCAGTTACCGCAAGAAATAATTATGACACCGCATCCAAAGGAGTTTGACCGCATAGATGGCAATATAAGTAACGGATGTTACGAAAGACTATCTAAAGCAAGACGATTGGCAGAACATCTTCACTCATTTATTATACTAAAGGGACATTATTCTGCACTTTGTTTACCAGACGGGAACGTGATATTTAATTCTACGGGTAATTCGGGAATGGCAACAGCTGGTAGCGGAGACGTACTGACAGGAATAATAACAGGTCTTCTCGCACGGGGATACTCAAGAAAAGACGCTTGTATTGTTGGAATGTATCTGCATGGATTGGCAGGTGACCTTGCTGCACATGAGCTAGGGAAAGAGTGTCTTATTGCAAGTGATATAATCAAATATTTGCCTCTGGCATTTAAAAGAATAAATGATTAA